In Monodelphis domestica isolate mMonDom1 chromosome 1, mMonDom1.pri, whole genome shotgun sequence, the sequence TTTTCTAAAGTTCCCTATGGACCTTATCCCCTAAGTTTGGTCTTCTAACATCAACCCTACTTTCTGACAAATAAGGTAGATAACCCAGTCAAATAGAACTTCCTTTTTGTCTTACCTCAGGGGGTTCAATGAAAGCCAACCAGTCTGATGCATGTGTGGGCAGCAACCCCATTGACTGGCACTTATAGACAGCTAAAGCCAACCCCATGAGGTTTCCAATGAGATAAACCAAGCCCTGGAGGAACTTCTGGCTTGAACTCTCCAGCATCTTGAAAGCTGCAATGGCAATGAGAGGTATAAAAAAACTTATATCAGACAGATCCAAGGTCATGTTAGACTAATATAATACATTCAATACTAAAACTGGACTGCTTGATGAGGTACTGAttataggggaaaataaaaactcaaatagaagCAATTTAGCTTCCCTTTTCAAAGGACTTTGTGCCAAGTTACTTCAATGGGGATATCCCCTAGTGAATTTGCTTTTGGACCCCAAAGACTCTATGGAAAACATGTGCCTCCCACATTTTGGAAAAGCTAGACTGTGGTTCCCTCTATAGTAAAGCTGCTTAAAAAACACAATGCATGTCTCACTACACCAAGAATACTTACTGGCTGAAATGGCCATAAGTGCTTGAATGGGCCGCCAAGCCATCATACACACCATCATAGTAGGAAAGATGGAAATAGTGTTGCCTGCCATATACATGATAAAAAGGTTCATGGGGATCTGTTTGAGGGGACCCAGAGCAATGTCCCAGCAACGCTAGAAGAAAACATATAGTCATTTCAGTTTTATCACTATTGACACCCTCAATATAATGGTTGGTTACTTTCACCAAGGTTTGTCAGTAGGATGCTTTCCACTTGGGTTTTCTGCTGCCATCTGAGGATATCTCATCCAAAGATTAGAAAATAGCAGTAAGAGGCCTAAAAATTTTAAGCCATTTTCCATGAAGTTATCCAGGAATCACCTTTTCTCCAATTTCCTGCTTcagaaaggggggaaatagaTGGATTTTATTCTCTATTCTTGCCCCGTTTTTGTCCCAAGGGATGTCACTATAAGGCccaagtttttgttttatgggtcctttatttttaatgaattagtcTTTAGACCACTTAAGAAAGGTACTTTCTCAAGGGCTTTAAAGGTACCAACCACCCATGACCATACTCTTCCTATTTCTGTACCTTTTCAACCAGGATCCGGTCTGTCTCCTGTACGCTGGTATCAGGTACTTGCTTGTCCAAGTAACCCACTGGATACATGGAATCTCCCTGACCACCTCCCCGGTCACTTCGGCCTCTAAAGAACCAGATCAAGAAGCAGAGGCTAGGGGTTTTCCCAAACTTATCTCCCACATAATCTCCTAACGAGCCCTCACCTACCCATCCACCCAAAAAAACCCTGCCTTTTCCCCTAACTTCTTTCTGGGCTAGCATTTCCATCCTCCCAAGTCACCCATCCTCATAATTTTgaatcatttgtttaaaaaattattttaagactaGATGGCATCTCTGGGCAGCTAAgcaactcaatggatagagtcaagcctagatttgggaaaacttgggttcaaatttgacctcaggtatttcctagttgtatgactctgggcaaatcacttaacaaccccccttctcccccccccccaattatatttattctaagacagaagttaagggttattaaaaaaaaaaaaaagaatagatggcACCTTGAGGGCTCTTCCTAGTCCTGATCTATGACCACTGAGTGAGTttttagattatatatttattaagtacctacaatgtaCCATGTACTATGTTAGGTGCCCatcataaaaatgcaaataaaaaatttctgcttgtaaggagtttacattcaaactGGGGAGGCAAGcaaatataaaaacatacataGCATAAAATTTTGTGATGTTCAAAGTGGTTAAGTTTTAGGGAGGGCACTAGCAGTTGGGGAAATAAGGAAAGTTTAAATCCAGAATATGGTTCTTCTAGGAAAAGAGGGGTTCAAAGGAGGTAAGGATGGAGTATATTCCAGATATATAAAACATTCCGTGCAAAAGCACCAGGAAGGGAGATGGCATATTCTGTGTGAAGAGAAAAGTTTGGTTTGACCAGATGACATCATTTGGGAGGAGTAACACCCACTGAAGCTAAAAAGATAGGATAAGACTGTGTAGGGCTCAAAAGTTTCAGGAAGCCCCTGAAGCAGTTGGGTAatcacatggtcagatctgtgtctAAAGAAATTCATCTGGCATCACTATGTAAGATGGAAGGCAATTGGCAAAAATTTAGGCAAGAGGTCAGGCAGCTAGGTGCCCAGCAGATAAAATAATGCATTGGGCCTGaactcaggaaaactcatcttcatgagttcaaatctggccttagatacttactggttATGACTCTACACAAGttacttatccctgtttgctttagttcttcagctgtaaaatgagcttgagaaggaaatggcaaaccatttcagtatctttgctgtgAAAACTCCTcacaaatgtggtcatgaagactTGGATATGACTTAACAACAAGCAAGAGGTGAAAATGGCCTCAACTAAAGGTGGTACAACTACTGATTTTACCTCTAAGTCTCTTATCTGTCCCCTACCCTCCACTGACAAAGTAAGCCTCCTACCCTCTAACCTGTCCCCTCTCAGGTTCTTCCTTTTCGCCGCTGGAATTCATAATAATATTCCTAATGCATAGCTCTAATTCTATCTAATTCTACCCAAAATACCTTAGTGGCAGCtaataaagtttaaattcctGATTTGTCTCCCTGCCTCAGGTCTCTTCTGCACTCCTGTTTGCCATTTAATTTGGCTTGTCATAGCCTGGCCCCTTCTtacatttctagtcttcttactctTTGCTTCACTCAACATACTCTATATTAGAAGGATATTGGCTGACTTCCTTACAAGTGTTACTCCATCTCCTGGCTCCATGCCTTTTCAGTAGCTGACCACTGGGCCTAAACTGTTCTCTCCACTTTtgcctctgcctcttggcttccttcgtCTTAatccaccttctgcaagaaaccttccctctgagactgaCTCCGATTTATCAAGTATGTCCTTATTCAGTGATTTCATATTCTTTCCAACATCAGAATGccaactctttgaggacagaggttgtaatttttgcatttctttgcatTCCTATCCCTTAAAGTACCTAGCAAGTAGTAAGcccataataaattattataaactaACTAGCAATTAAGCCCGTCTACAATTTGGCTCCAGcttatctgttttgctttatttcACTTCTGTTTCACCTGAAATTGGCCTGGTGTCCCCTATTCTTATCCTGGCCCCCATGCTTAGAATGAACTCATGCCAGGCATACAGTAGGTTCTTGAATGTTTACTACTGATTTATAATTTTCTGTAGAAATATGTacataatttaaattataaatgaaatttgTAGATTTCATTGATTGATCTTGTCCCATTCAATGTCCGTCTGTTGAGGttgcttccttccttcaaggTCCGTGAGATGCCAATTTCCTTAAGTCTTCCCAGGAAGAATTTAAAAGTTCCTCCCTCCACCAATGTCTCAGACTGTCTTGTCTTGCCTGGCCTGGCAGGGTGTCCCTCTTCCCTGTCACACGAGGGTGGTGTGTCTATGGGTAAGCTTTAGATGAACAAGGACAGTAGAGTATCTGTATCCCTGGGGCAAATATAACACAGGGCCAAGTAcacagtaggcgcttaataacATATTTATAGAATGAGTTCCCTAGTTCCATCCTCTTTCTCCTGGCCCGGCTGGCAGAGAATAAATCTTCCCCGCCCTTCCCTCCTCTTTGCTCACGCCTCACCTGCTGCCACCTCCCGGCCCGCTCAGCTCAATGGCCCATTTGAAACGCCGGCCTCGGTTCGCCACCAAACCTGCCTGGGTTGTCATGGCAACGACCGCTTCCGAATGCAGCGGAGAAGGAAGCTGGTTCGGACTGCGACGTTCCCCGGGATGGACCGGGTTCCGCGACCGCCCTCCCGCGGAGACAACCCCAGAGCTCGAGAAAGCACCCCACAAGACCCTGGGCTGATCTCCCAGCAGCACTTCCGGGTATGCCTGATAACGTCATTTCCTGTCTAGATCCGACCAAGAAGGAGTGGGTTGGGTTGTATGGAACGTGAGTGGGAGGAGAAGGGTAAGGGGGCGGGACCTACAGTTTATTAAAGGGTCGAGCTTTTCTACCTTGTAGAGTCTGATCCTCTCCGCTACAagctcttcccctcttccctctcccttcgcCCCCTTCCTCATCTATCAGCTCTCCTCTCTCCTAAGCCTACCCGCCCATTCCCCTTGTACTTGATACTGGGCCAGTTGTGCCTTAACTTCTCGCAGCTCCCCTACGTGATGCACACTTAAGAATCGACAAGTCTTTTCTGGGCGCTTGAAGGCTTGTGGATGGGAAATGGAGGACTCTGCTTAGAAATTTGCTAATAAATCTCTGTGTGTGAGAGAAAAGATACGGAATAGCCTCTTT encodes:
- the EMC4 gene encoding ER membrane protein complex subunit 4 isoform X2, producing MYPVGYLDKQVPDTSVQETDRILVEKRCWDIALGPLKQIPMNLFIMYMAGNTISIFPTMMVCMMAWRPIQALMAISATFKMLESSSQKFLQGLVYLIGNLMGLALAVYKCQSMGLLPTHASDWLAFIEPPERMEFSGGGLLL
- the EMC4 gene encoding ER membrane protein complex subunit 4 isoform X1 encodes the protein MTTQAGLVANRGRRFKWAIELSGPGGGSRGRSDRGGGQGDSMYPVGYLDKQVPDTSVQETDRILVEKRCWDIALGPLKQIPMNLFIMYMAGNTISIFPTMMVCMMAWRPIQALMAISATFKMLESSSQKFLQGLVYLIGNLMGLALAVYKCQSMGLLPTHASDWLAFIEPPERMEFSGGGLLL